In Coturnix japonica isolate 7356 chromosome 7, Coturnix japonica 2.1, whole genome shotgun sequence, one DNA window encodes the following:
- the LOC107316986 gene encoding histamine N-methyltransferase-like isoform X1, with the protein MASPMRSLLTDLSRYVRCFHVFLAKSTEHQTMKQFVEQQLPGLLASTGSGKSAINILSVGGGAGEIDLQIISAVQASYPGVAINNEVIEPSADQILKYKERVAAASNLNNVKFTWHEETANEYESRMKSEKKSQKWDFIHMIQMLYYVKDIPAIIRFFHSLLDAQAKLLIILVSETSGWETLWRKYGSSFPTDDLCTYVSSAHIKGILDSVGLKYKIYELPSRMDITCCFAEGDNDGELLLDFLTETYEFSKNAPPELKQQVLEELRKPGCSEKRNGKVFFSNNMSVIMVEP; encoded by the exons ATGGCATCCCCCATGAGGAGCCTGCTGACAGACCTCAGCCGCTACGTCCGCTGTTTTCACGTCTTCCTGGCCAAGTCTACTGAGCACCAGACCATGAAGCAGTttgtggagcagcagctgccaggccTGCTGGCAAG TACTGGAAGTGGGAAGTCTGCAATCAATATTCTAAGTGTTGGTGGTGGAGCAG GTGAGATTGATCTGCAGATCATCTCAGCTGTGCAAGCCAGTTATCCAGGTGTTGCCATCAACAACGAGGTGATAGAGCCAAGTGCTGATCAAATCCTCAAGTACAAAG AACGTGTGGCTGCAGCCTCAAACCTCAACAATGTAAAGTTTACCTGGCATGAGGAGACAGCTAATGAATATGAAAGTCGAATGAAGTCAGAAAAGAAGTCTCAAAAATGGGACTTCATTCACATGATTCAG ATGCTGTACTACGTGAAAGACATCCCTGCAATTATCCGATTCTTCCACAGCCTCCTGGATGCACAGGCAAAGCTCCTCATCATCCTGGTGTCAG AAACCAGTGGCTGGGAAACGCTCTGGAGGAAGTATGGGTCTTCCTTTCCTACCGATGACCTCTGCACTTATGTGTCCTCTGCTCATATCAAAGGGATTCTGGATTCAGTTGGGCTGAAGTACAAGATCTATGAGCTCCCATCCCGCATGGACATaacttgctgctttgctgaaggGGACAACGATGGGGAGCTGTTGCTGGATTTCTTGACAGAAACCTATGAGTTCTCAAAAAATGCTCCTCCTGAACTAAAGCAGCAGGTACTGGAAGAATTAAGAAAGCCTGGTTGcagtgaaaagagaaatgggaaggTGTTTTTTAGTAACAACATGAGTGTAATAATGGTTGAGCCTTGA
- the LOC107316986 gene encoding histamine N-methyltransferase-like isoform X2, translating to MASPMRSLLTDLSRYVRCFHVFLAKSTEHQTMKQFVEQQLPGLLASTGSGKSAINILSVGGGAGEIDLQIISAVQASYPGVAINNEVIEPSADQILKYKERVAAASNLNNVKFTWHEETANEYESRMKSEKKSQKWDFIHMIQMLYYVKDIPAIIRFFHSLLDAQAKLLIILVSGGSLLYHPSHFSSSHLQHMMPNGCMSNFSSFVFRQRKLQIQLQGKG from the exons ATGGCATCCCCCATGAGGAGCCTGCTGACAGACCTCAGCCGCTACGTCCGCTGTTTTCACGTCTTCCTGGCCAAGTCTACTGAGCACCAGACCATGAAGCAGTttgtggagcagcagctgccaggccTGCTGGCAAG TACTGGAAGTGGGAAGTCTGCAATCAATATTCTAAGTGTTGGTGGTGGAGCAG GTGAGATTGATCTGCAGATCATCTCAGCTGTGCAAGCCAGTTATCCAGGTGTTGCCATCAACAACGAGGTGATAGAGCCAAGTGCTGATCAAATCCTCAAGTACAAAG AACGTGTGGCTGCAGCCTCAAACCTCAACAATGTAAAGTTTACCTGGCATGAGGAGACAGCTAATGAATATGAAAGTCGAATGAAGTCAGAAAAGAAGTCTCAAAAATGGGACTTCATTCACATGATTCAG ATGCTGTACTACGTGAAAGACATCCCTGCAATTATCCGATTCTTCCACAGCCTCCTGGATGCACAGGCAAAGCTCCTCATCATCCTGGTGTCAG GTGGTTCCTTGTTGTATCATCCCTCCCATTTCTCCTCCTCACACCTTCAACACATGATGCCCAATGGTTGCATGAGTAATTTCAGCTCTTTTGTGTTCAGACAGAGGAAGTTACAAATACAATTGCAAGGTAAGGGCTGA
- the LOC107316986 gene encoding histamine N-methyltransferase-like isoform X3, with protein sequence MASPMRSLLTDLSRYVRCFHVFLAKSTEHQTMKQFVEQQLPGLLASTGSGKSAINILSVGGGAGEIDLQIISAVQASYPGVAINNEVIEPSADQILKYKVDYRLYEAEFELHLPGFTFNH encoded by the exons ATGGCATCCCCCATGAGGAGCCTGCTGACAGACCTCAGCCGCTACGTCCGCTGTTTTCACGTCTTCCTGGCCAAGTCTACTGAGCACCAGACCATGAAGCAGTttgtggagcagcagctgccaggccTGCTGGCAAG TACTGGAAGTGGGAAGTCTGCAATCAATATTCTAAGTGTTGGTGGTGGAGCAG GTGAGATTGATCTGCAGATCATCTCAGCTGTGCAAGCCAGTTATCCAGGTGTTGCCATCAACAACGAGGTGATAGAGCCAAGTGCTGATCAAATCCTCAAGTACAAAG TGGACTATAGGCTGTATGAGGCTGAGTTTGAGCTGCATCTTCCTGGGTTCACCTTCAACCACTGA